In the Telopea speciosissima isolate NSW1024214 ecotype Mountain lineage chromosome 2, Tspe_v1, whole genome shotgun sequence genome, one interval contains:
- the LOC122650979 gene encoding putative UPF0481 protein At3g02645: MASKSNPSFDQLRWVIQIRRTLDEELEDDAGASVCSIFNVPKTLLSSKPDCYIPQEVAIGPYHYWRPELYEMERYKVAAAKRTQKQLKSLKFENLVDQLMKYEPRIRACFHKYLDFNGETIAWMVAVDACFLLEFLQIYAIKEGKVQTEILSTMSHLVDYAGRKSAHNAVLRDIIMLENQIPLFILRKILEFQCSSLDAADDLLHSMIMGLCKELSLFKMIEDFPNIQITDCAHLLDSLYQIIVPKSKQSAIIEAPEDPNAPADDNKEEKFEDSSYVKKLLNEIGKLLSKLNEGPVSFIKRILLSRSVKLVFNLPWTILTRLPGFSILTQPVQYIFFNQDKEDIKPENGSSNSNDNNKPPLLEEITIPSVSELYKSGIRFVVTKGDITTVSFDAKTFTFHLPSVSLDVNTEVVLRNLVAYEASNASGPLVFTRYIELMNGILDTEEDVKLLRERGIVLNRLKSDKEVADLWNGMSKSVRLTKVPFLDKVIEDVNKYYSGRWKVKATKFLKSYVFGSWQCLTFLAAVLFLLLMTLQAFCSVYSCARIFRIKTTTG, from the coding sequence ATGGCTTCAAAGTCAAATCCCAGCTTTGATCAGCTTCGTTGGGTAATTCAAATACGTCGAACACTtgatgaagaacttgaagaCGATGCCGGGGCGTCAGTGTGCAGCATCTTCAATGTCCCCAAAACTCTATTGTCTAGCAAGCCAGATTGCTACATTCCTCAAGAAGTTGCAATTGGCCCATACCACTACTGGCGGCCAGAGCTGTATGAGATGGAGAGATACAAGGTTGCTGCtgctaagaggactcaaaaaCAACTCAAAAGCCTGAAATTTGAGAACCTCGTCGATCAATTGATGAAATATGAGCCAAGGATCCGTGCTTGCTTCCATAAGTACCTTGATTTCAATGGTGAAACCATAGCTTGGATGGTTGCAGTCGATGCTTGCTTCTTGCTTGAATTCCTCCAAATTTATGCAATCAAAGAAGGCAAAGTTCAAACAGAAATTCTATCCACAATGTCTCATTTGGTGGACTACGCAGGAAGGAAATCGGCTCATAATGCTGTCCTTAGAGATATAATTATGCTCGAGAATCAAATTCCTCTGTTCATATTGAGGAAGATCTTGGAATTTCAGTGTTCATCGTTGGATGCAGCGGATGATTTACTGCATTCCATGATAATGGGTTTATGCAAAGAGCTTTCTCTGTTCAAGATGATTGAGGACTTCCCTAACATCCAAATCACTGATTGTGCACACTTGCTTGATTCTTTGTACCAAATAATTGTGCCCAAATCCAAACAATCCGCTATCATCGAAGCCCCTGAAGATCCAAATGCTCCTGCTGATGATAACAAGGAAGAAAAATTTGAGGATTCAAGTTATGTGAAGAAACTCCTCAATGAGATAGGGAAGCTGCTATCAAAATTAAACGAAGGCCCGGTAAGTTTCATAAAAAGGATATTGCTTTCAAGGTCTGTTAAATTAGTGTTTAATTTACCTTGGACAATCCTCACTCGTCTTCCCGGGTTTTCGATCTTAACACAACCTGTTCAGTATATTTTCTTCAATCAAGATAAAGAAGACATCAAACCCGAAAATGGAAGTTCGAATTCAAATGACAATAACAAGCCTCCTTTGTTAGAGGAAATCACTATCCCTTCAGTGAGTGAGCTCTATAAATCAGGTATTCGATTTGTAGTCACTAAAGGGGATATAACCACTGTTAGCTTTGATGCAAAAACATTCACATTTCACCTCCCTAGTGTTAGTTTAGATGTTAACACTGAAGTGGTATTAAGAAACTTGGTTGCATATGAAGCATCAAATGCATCAGGGCCATTGGTTTTTACGCGTTATATAGAATTAATGAATGGGATTTTGGATACTGAAGAGGATGTCAAACTGCTTAGAGAGAGAGGTATTGTGTTGAATCGTTTGAAGAGTGATAAAGAAGTAGCTGACCTGTGGAATGGTATGAGTAAGTCAGTCAGATTAACCAAAGTACCCTTTTTGGATAAAGTGATTGAAGATGTGAACAAGTATTACAGTGGTAGATGGAAGGTTAAGGCTACGAAATTCTTGAAGAGTTATGTGTTTGGTTCTTGGCAATGCTTAACATTCTTAGCAGCTGTTCTGTTCTTGTTGTTGATGACTCTGCAAGCATTTTGCTCAGTATATAGCTGTGCCCGTATTTTTCGTATCAAGACAACAACTGGATGA